From Mytilus galloprovincialis chromosome 9, xbMytGall1.hap1.1, whole genome shotgun sequence, the proteins below share one genomic window:
- the LOC143044216 gene encoding uncharacterized protein LOC143044216 — protein MGKHMCAIAVSVFFMISALALTLISIYFDYWYEVDAVNNSNTTIKNTFSYRYGMWRKCYLYEVPSAEERVRYEKCVYTYEDLIPRKEPEDSDGIRYLHLERSWVGLLITCGAIQIFAVLTMICGLWPCRKNPKRSSIYLASAILFLFAAMAGVASNVCFMALRDLDENKNYIYPAKTEIKYDWTFMTSWVGTGLCFILAFMYICLLCVDYDDVNETGKYSTFSE, from the exons ATGGGTAAACATATGTGTGCTATTGCGGTGTCTGTTTTCTTCATGATTTCAGCTTTAGCTTTGACTTTGATTAGCATATACTTTGATTATTGGTATGAAGTTGATGCTGTAAATAATAGCAATACAACGatcaaaaatacattttcttatcgATATGGAATGTGGAGAAAGTGTTACCTTTATGAAGTACCGTCAG CCGAAGAAAGAGTGAGATATGAGAAATGTGTGTATACATACGAAGATTTGATTCCAAGGAAAGAACCAGAGGATTCCGATGGTATAAGATATCTTC ATTTAGAGAGATCATGGGTGGGATTGTTAATTACATGTGGGGCAATACAGATATTTGCAGTGTTAACAATGATTTGTGGATTGTGGCCATGTAGAAAGAATCCAAAGCGGTCATCTATATATTTAGCCAGTGCTATTCTGTTCTTGTTTGCAG caATGGCAGGTGTAGCCAGTAACGTATGTTTCATGGCATTACGAGATTTAGATGAGAATAAAAACTATATTTATCCTGCAAAAACAGAGATAAAATATGACTGGACATTCATGACGTCATGGGTTGGAACTGGACTGTGCTTTATCTTAGCCTTTatgtatatatgtctattatGTGTGGACTATGATGATGTCAATGAAACTGGAAAATATTCAACATTCTCAGAATAG